Proteins encoded together in one Entelurus aequoreus isolate RoL-2023_Sb linkage group LG20, RoL_Eaeq_v1.1, whole genome shotgun sequence window:
- the LOC133635723 gene encoding immunoglobulin superfamily DCC subclass member 3-like yields MVSKSCVGGASELLFLKEPSDVIAVEDRPLMLDCQVEGEGPVSITWRKDGVAVETRALANGALLIHSFSGKRRSNGTDAGEYECAARNRYGMLISRKARVQLASLPKFVSHPQSVAVDEGGVARLTCQVNGIPEADITWQKDRRPLSTQDHRYTLLPHGVLHINGIHQSDSGRFRCVASNVARTRRSHEARLSVTRKRAASKTYKEPIILSGPQNLTINVHQTAILECIATGNPLPIMSWSRLDGRSIGVEGVQVLGSGNLMISDAMLRHSGVYVCSANRPGSRSRRTALGRLMVQAPPEFVHWPQSVSRPAGGSAVFSCSATGVPEPHIIWLKNGKVLCPSANVKFANGNTTLAVTHIAANDEAIYQCVAENSAGANQASARLAVSQGPHLPEAPSGLRAVPLSSSGLQLMWDEPPDDVSQHIIGYVLHIRRLGEADSAELQEAVSRTTFSHEFSNLEAATTYSIYLKAYSALGGSRQSSAIISTTLGGVPSPPSFFTKVLNRTAMQVYWDLPSKPGKVEGFKLKYYSLSKPLLQGQETFPGHINTHALYNLEPHSLYEIQLAAFNGNGESLISRHLVSLEEDENISAAGVSCKCEWTEASRWIVLLCIHGSVACVLCFLFFILLGYRRRKAPPTVTDVSAAAEEAEMSQRPDSAPSEMIPHESHLSCL; encoded by the exons ATGGTGTCTAAAAGTT GTGTGGGCGGAGCCTCAGAGCTGTTGTTCCTGAAAGAGCCCAGTGATGTCATCGCCGTTGAGGACCGCCCACTCATGCTGGACTGTCAGGTGGAGGGTGAGGGGCCTGTTTCCATCACCTGGAGGAAGGACGGTGTTGCCGTGGAAACTAGAGCCCTGGCGAACGGAGCATTACTCATCCACAGTTTCTCCGGGAAGAGGCGGAGCAATGGAACGGACGCCGGCGAGTACGAGTGTGCGGCCCGCAATCGCTACGGCATGCTAATTAGCCGCAAGGCCCGCGTGCAGCTGGCAT CCCTCCCCAAATTTGTGTCCCACCCACAGTCAGTGGCAGTAGATGAAGGGGGCGTGGCTAGACTCACCTGCCAGGTCAATGGCATCCCCGAGGCCGACATCACCTGGCAGAAAGACCGACGCCCACTGAGCACGCAGGACCACAG GTACACGCTGCTTCCTCACGGCGTGCTGCACATCAACGGCATTCACCAAAGTGACAGCGGACGGTTCCGCTGCGTGGCGTCCAACGTGGCCAGGACGCGGCGCAGCCACGAGGCCCGGCTGTCGGTCACCCGTAAGC GTGCGGCGTCCAAGACCTACAAGGAGCCCATCATCCTGTCCGGTCCCCAGAACCTCACCATCAACGTCCATCAGACCGCCATCTTGGAATGCATCGCCACAGGAAACCCACTGCCGATCATGTCGTGGAGTCGCCTAG ACGGCCGCTCCATCGGCGTGGAGGGCGTCCAGGTTCTGGGGAGCGGGAACCTGATGATCTCGGACGCCATGCTGCGACATTCTGGAGTTTATGTTTGTTCCGCCAATCGTCCGGGAAGTCGGTCGAGACGTACGGCGCTCGGACGCCTCATGGTGCAAG CGCCCCCCGAGTTCGTCCACTGGCCGCAATCGGTCTCCCGGCCTGCAGGGGGCAGCGCCGTCTTCAGCTGCTCGGCGACCGGCGTACCCGAGCCCCACATCATTTGGCTCAAGAACGGAAAAGTACTCTGTCCCAGCGCCAACGTCAAGTTCGCCAACGGAAACAC GACGCTTGCCGTCACTCACATCGCCGCGAACGACGAGGCCATCTACCAGTGCGTCGCCGAGAACAGCGCAGGCGCCAACCAGGCCAGCGCCCGTCTTGCCGTCAGCCAAGGACCCCATCTGCCCGAAGCCCCGAGTGGCCTCAGGGCCGTGCCCCTCAGCTCGAGTGGTCTGCAGCTTATGTGGGACGAGCCACCAGACGACGTCAGCCAGCACATCATCGGATACGTCCTGCACATCCGCAGACTTGGAG AGGCGGACAGTGCTGAGCTGCAGGAGGCCGTCAGTAGGACCACGTTCAGCCACGAGTTCTCCAACCTGGAGGCGGCcaccacctactccatctacttGAAGGCTTATTCTGCTCTGGGAGGAAGTCGGCAGTCCAGCGCCATCATCTCCACCACACTAGGGGGCG TTCCCAGTCCTCCAAGTTTCTTCACAAAGGTTCTGAACCGGACAGCCATGCAGGTGTACTGGGACCTCCCCAGTAAGCCAGGAAAGGTGGAGGGGTTCAAGCTGAAGTACTACAGTCTTTCCAAGCCTCTTCTTCAGGGCCAGGAAACCTTTCCAGGACATATCAACACGCATGCCTTGTACAACCTGG AACCCCACTCACTTTATGAGATCCAACTGGCGGCGTTTAATGGGAATGGAGAAAGTCTCATCAGCCGTCACCTCGTCTCCTTGGAGGAGGACGAAAACATTTCAGCAG CAGGTGTGAGTTGCAAGTGTGAATGGACAGAGGCGTCCAGGTGGATTGTGTTGCTGTGCATCCATGGCAGTGTGGCGTGTGTCCTCTGCTTCCTGTTCTTCATCCTGCTGGGCTACCGACGGAG GAAGGCCCCGCCCACTGTCACTGATGTCAGCGCTGCAGCTGAAGAGGCTGAGATGAGTCAG AGGCCTGACTCCGCCCCCTCCGAAATGATTCCACATGAATCTCACCTATCCTGCCTTTAG
- the polr3glb gene encoding RNA polymerase III subunit GL b isoform X1, with the protein MLKLSGAEPEMAGRGRGRGRRTMTFNVEAVGINKGDTLPPSTQQPTPLFPALEHKPLPLSGGEEAEYLLALKQEFRGAMRTLPFFIQPDCARTGQRSHADVERYSDKYHSSEQADALTSWMPDWKRFPKELRLRVRKTPKKGASKVVVVTQRVQAEEQKKAVEEKKEVLLKLETLQGEEQQSSEDEEQQEKKEEDQEPEEEYDEEELEEETDYIMSYFDNGEDFGGDSDDNMEEAVY; encoded by the exons ATGTTGAAA CTCAGTGGGGCAGAGCCAGAGATGGCGGGACGCGGCCGCGGGCGGGGCCGCAGGACGATGACGTTCAACGTGGAGGCCGTCGGGATCAACAAGGGAGACACTCTGCCTCCGTCCACCCAGCAGCCCACGCCGCTGTTCCCT GCTTTGGAGCACAAGCCCCTCCCCCTGTCAGGAGGCGAGGAGGCCGAGTATCTGTTGGccctgaaacaggagttcagaggcGCCATGAGGACCCTGCCCTTCTTCATCCAGCCCGACTGTGCCCGCACAGGTCAGAGGTCACATGCGG ATGTGGAACGATACTCTGACAAATATCACAGCAGCGAACAGGCCGACGCTTTGACGAGCTGGATGCCAG ACTGGAAGAGATTCCCAAAAGAGCTGAGGTTGCGtgtcaggaaaacaccaaaaaaag GTGCGTCCAAAGTGGTTGTGGTGACACAAAGAGTTCAGGCTGAAGAGCAGAAAAAAGCAGTAGAAGAAAAAAAGGAGGTTCTCCTCAAACTGGAG acgCTGCAGGGCGAGGAGCAGCAGAGCTCGGAGGATGAGGAGCAGCAGGAGAAGAAAGAGGAGGATCAGGAGCCGGAGGAAGAGTATGACGAGGAGGAGCTGGAGGAG GAGACGGACTACATAATGTCCTACTTTGACAACGGCGAGGACTTTGGCGGGGATAGTGACGACAACATGGAGGAGGCAGTTTACTGA
- the polr3glb gene encoding RNA polymerase III subunit GL b isoform X2, whose protein sequence is MAGRGRGRGRRTMTFNVEAVGINKGDTLPPSTQQPTPLFPALEHKPLPLSGGEEAEYLLALKQEFRGAMRTLPFFIQPDCARTGQRSHADVERYSDKYHSSEQADALTSWMPDWKRFPKELRLRVRKTPKKGASKVVVVTQRVQAEEQKKAVEEKKEVLLKLETLQGEEQQSSEDEEQQEKKEEDQEPEEEYDEEELEEETDYIMSYFDNGEDFGGDSDDNMEEAVY, encoded by the exons ATGGCGGGACGCGGCCGCGGGCGGGGCCGCAGGACGATGACGTTCAACGTGGAGGCCGTCGGGATCAACAAGGGAGACACTCTGCCTCCGTCCACCCAGCAGCCCACGCCGCTGTTCCCT GCTTTGGAGCACAAGCCCCTCCCCCTGTCAGGAGGCGAGGAGGCCGAGTATCTGTTGGccctgaaacaggagttcagaggcGCCATGAGGACCCTGCCCTTCTTCATCCAGCCCGACTGTGCCCGCACAGGTCAGAGGTCACATGCGG ATGTGGAACGATACTCTGACAAATATCACAGCAGCGAACAGGCCGACGCTTTGACGAGCTGGATGCCAG ACTGGAAGAGATTCCCAAAAGAGCTGAGGTTGCGtgtcaggaaaacaccaaaaaaag GTGCGTCCAAAGTGGTTGTGGTGACACAAAGAGTTCAGGCTGAAGAGCAGAAAAAAGCAGTAGAAGAAAAAAAGGAGGTTCTCCTCAAACTGGAG acgCTGCAGGGCGAGGAGCAGCAGAGCTCGGAGGATGAGGAGCAGCAGGAGAAGAAAGAGGAGGATCAGGAGCCGGAGGAAGAGTATGACGAGGAGGAGCTGGAGGAG GAGACGGACTACATAATGTCCTACTTTGACAACGGCGAGGACTTTGGCGGGGATAGTGACGACAACATGGAGGAGGCAGTTTACTGA